In a single window of the Dreissena polymorpha isolate Duluth1 chromosome 3, UMN_Dpol_1.0, whole genome shotgun sequence genome:
- the LOC127875368 gene encoding uncharacterized protein LOC127875368 isoform X2, with the protein MDAHTLQNILRSNYNINEKFQAEGIFIALQGGTMKANGLFSIGIGERFVVVAGITTRGPDIDYNPVSLTPVGLLGVTYKNVSMIVTISSPLKGKNFFQLCSISKAAAIWNDFTTAIDYMYLASKLSGDIWCSASHSASSSSSDASVDVEHAYTYQRGFIGLTLLNYRCLSPQRFPTADRSFSSISLPDMVCGSSNAKHAACRQHVKRGHSLDCVDMSMDSFINDFDTNQNAATHQEDFTAPDTVIGKNCGQLTDERRTDMSSKQPSLLKRFQSFFTCCISMR; encoded by the coding sequence ATGGATGCACACACACTACAGAACATACTTCGCAGCAACTATAACATCAATGAAAAGTTTCAGGCCGAGGGCATATTTATTGCCCTTCAAGGCGGCACCATGAAAGCTAATGGTCTGTTCAGTATCGGCATTGGTGAAAGGTTCGTAGTCGTCGCCGGTATCACAACCCGCGGACCGGATATCGACTACAATCCGGTGTCTCTCACTCCGGTAGGTCTGCTCGGTGTCACGTACAAAAATGTCAGCATGATTGTAACAATCTCCAGTCCGCTCAAAGGAAAGAATTTCTTTCAGTTATGCAGCATTAGCAAGGCCGCCGCTATATGGAATGATTTCACCACCGCCATTGATTACATGTACCTGGCGTCTAAATTAAGCGGCGACATTTGGTGCAGCGCGTCACATAgtgcttcatcatcatcatcagacgcCTCTGTGGATGTAGAACATGCGTATACATATCAGAGGGGCTTCATAGGGCTGACCCTTCTCAATTACAGATGTCTGTCTCCGCAAAGGTTTCCTACGGCGGATAGAAGCTTCAGCTCTATTTCTTTGCCCGATATGGTATGTGGATCAAGCAATGCCAAGCACGCGGCGTGCCGGCAGCATGTTAAGAGAGGTCACAGTTTGGACTGTGTCGACATGTCAATGGACAGCTTCATCAATGATTTTGATACAAACCAAAATGCAGCAACTCATCAAGAAGACTTTACTGCGCCCGATACAGTTATTGGGAAAAATTGCGGGCAACTAACCGACGAACGACGGACGGACATGTCAAGCAAGCAGCCCAGTTTACTTAAGAGGTTCCAGAGCTTCTTTACCTGCTGTATAAGCATGCGTTGA